The genomic stretch GACGGCGGCTGCACCGAGGCCCACGCCGACGATGGGTCGGGTGAACAGGGCACCCACGAGGGCGAGCGCGATGCCCACGTAGATCGTGGCGAGGAGGAGGCGGCGGCCCGGGCCGGTGGCGGCCTCGGAGCCGGCGGAGCCGGGGGGGCCGGCGGAATCCCCGCTCGATGGCGGCATCACACCGAGGAGGGTGATCGGTTCCGCCATGGCATCATTTCACCATGCCGGGGCGCATTGGCGGCGCGCCGCGGCGGCAGGCGACGGTCTCGGGGGTGGCGACGTGAGGGTCCTGGCCGTCGTCGACTCGATCACGCTAGGAGGCGCGGAGGCCCTTCTCGCCACGTTGGCCGGGGCCGCGCCGCAGGCCGGTCTGGAGCTGGACGTGGTGAGCGTCGGTCCTCCGCACCCCGACCGCAGCCAGCTCGCGCCCGTGCTGCGCGCCGCCGGCATCGAGCCGCGGTATCTGTCCATCCCTCGTCTCGCCCACCCGAACGCCATTCCCGCCCTCGCACGCGCCATCCGGGCGTCGCGCTGCGATGTGGTGCATGCCCACCTCGAATACGCGGCGACGCTGGTCCCACCGGCGGCGCGGATCGTTGCCCGGCCGGCCGTGTGCACGTTCCACCACATCGCCGCGCCGCTGGCCCGGCGGGATGCGGTGAAGGAGCGGCTGGCCGTGGAGGTGGCCAGCCGGAGCCGGGGCGTCATCTTCGTCTCGGAGGCCTCACGGCGCTCGTTCGCCGAACGCTACGGCGACCGGTCCCGCTGGATGGTCGTGCACAACGGCGTGGACCTGGCCCGGTTCCGCCCCGAGGCGGCGTCGATGCCGACCGATCTCGGGGTGCCTGACGGCGCCCCCGTGGCGACCATGGTCGCCGCCCTGCGGCCCGGGAAGGGGCACGTAGCTGCCATAGAGGCGTGGTCGTCTGTCACGGCATCGTGCCCTTCGGCCCGGCTGCTCCTCGTCGGGTCCGGTCCGCTCGAGCCGGCGTTACGGGCGAGGGCTTCCGCCCTGGGCGTGGCGGATTCGATCGTCTTCGCCGGCCTGCGCTCGGACGTCGATCTGATCCTGCGGGCCTCGTCGGTCGTGGTGCTCCCCTCCGAGAGCGAGGCGCTCCCGACCAGTCTGATGGAAGCGGCCGCATGTGGCCGTCCGGTGGTGGCCACACCCGTCGGCGGTGTCGGCGAGGTGGTCAGCGACGGCTCCACCGGCCTGCTCGTGCCCGTCGGGGATCGGCGCGCCCTCGCGGAGGCTCTCGGTGGTCTCCTCGTCCGCGACGCCCGATGGCACGGGATGGGGGCAGCCGCCCGGCGCATCGCCGAGGAGCGCTTCGACCGCGTGGCGTGGGCCCGGCGTCTCGCCGTCGTCTACGCCGAGGCGGTGGCCGGGACCAGCCGGCCGGGCGGGCCCATCTCGGCGGATCCACCTCAAGGGCGTCCCTGAACAGACCGAGACAACGAGGGCGGGAGAGTCCCGCCGTCTGGTGTCGGGGAGCTGTTCCGTGTCGAAGGTCCGCGCCGTGTTCCTCGCGGCCATGGTGGTGGCTGCGCTCGTCGTGGCCGTGGCGCCCGGCGCAGGGGCCGACACCCGCTTCGTCGGCATGTCCGCCTCGCCCCAGGGCGACGGCTACTGGATGGTGCGGGCCGACGGAGACGTGGTCGCCAATGGGGCGGCGCCCTTTCTCGGCTCACTGGCGGGCCGCCGTCTGAACAAGCCGGTTGTAGGGATGGAGTCCACGCCGTCCGGGCGGGGCTACTGGCTGGTCGCCTCCGACGGGGGGCTGTTCGCCTTCGGTGACGCTCGGTTCTTCGGGTCCACCGGTGCCATCCGACTGAACCGGCCCATCGTGGGGATGGCCGTGACCCCGACCGGTCTCGGGTACTGGCTGGTCGCCTCCGACGGTGGGATCTTCGCCTTCGGCGACGCACGGTTCTACGGGTCGACCGGGGCCATCGCGCTCAATCGTCCCGTCGTCGGCATGGCCGCCACGCCGGCAGGAGACGGGTACTGGCTGGTCGCCTCGGACGGAGGCATCTTCGCCTTCGGCGCCGCGTCGTTCCACGGCTCGCTCGGTGCCATCCGACTGAACCAACCGGTCGTCGCCATCGACCGTACGCCCACCGGCCACGGGTACTGGATGACGGCCTCGGACGGCGGCCTGTTCGCCTTCGGGGATGCGACGGCGAAGGGATCCGCGGCCGGCTTCGGCCTCGTTGCGCCGATCGTCGGCCTCCAGGCCACCCCGGACGGCCTCGGCTACTGGCTCGCAGCGGCCGACGGCGGGGTGTTCAGCTTCGGCCGGGCCAGCTTCCTCGGAGCACCGACGCAGGACACACCGGCAGCGGCCCCGGCCCCCGGTCCGGCGCCTGCTCCGTCGGGCCCGACCGCCCCGTCGGGTTCAGTGCTGGACCGGCCCTTTGCCCCCACGGCCGCCTGGAACGCCGTGATCGCCGACGCCCCTGTCCTCGATCCGAACAGCGCGGCGATCGGCGGGTACTTCGGGGCCAACCGGGCCTTCGCCGACCTGTACGAGTTCGGGGTTCCCATCTTCGACGCCGACTCGTCGACACCCCGGTTCGACGTCCAGTGCACCAAGCCGTGGGGGACGTGCCAGCTCAGCCGGCAGTCCGTCCCCATTCCGTCGAACGCCGTGCCCAGCCCCGGTTCGGACGGCGCCATGGTGGTGGTCGACTGGCAGGCTCGTACCGCCTACGAGTTCTGGCAGGCGGTGAGGCTTCCGGCAGGTGGCTGGACCACTTCGTGGGGCGGTGTGGTGTCCGTCGACGGCTCCGGCACGCCCGGCTCGGCCGTCGGGGCTGGGGTGTCGCGCCTGGCCGGCGTGGTCCGCACGGCCGAGATCGCGCAGGGCCGCATCGACCACGCGCTGGTCTTCTCCACGAACAACGCCTGTCGCACGACGTTCCGCTTCCCCGCCTCCAAGACCGATGCGTCGTCCACACGGGCGGATTGCATCCCGGAGGGTGCGAGGATCCAGCTCGACCCGTCGATCGACGTGGCCACGCTCCCGGGCATCACGGCGGGCGAGCGAGCGGTGGCCAGGGCGCTCCAGGTCTACGGCGCCTACGCCATCGACGTGGGCGGTGCCGCCATGGCGTTCATCTTCGAGAATCCGGCGGGCGAGCCGGACCCCTACGGCGCCGCCGGCCTCGCCCGCGACTACTTCGACATGGCGCACGTTCCCTGGGGCCGGCTCAGGGTCCTGCGTCAGTGGGACGGGCATTGAGCGCTGGTCGCTTCAATCGGAGCGCGGCGTCGCGCCCCGCCTTGAGGATCGGGCGCAGGCGCCGGCGGTAGACGACGACCGACTTCCACGGGCCGCGGTACGCAGCCAGCGTCACCCGTTTGCGGGTGCCCCCGCCCCAGCGGACCTTGTAGGAATCGGGGCCGCCGAGGAAGTCGAAGAAGCGCGACCCCTCCTCGATGGACGCCCGCAGCACGTCGCCGCGGAGGACCAGCCCCGGCGACAGCTGCCCCATGGCCTCGTCGAAGCCGGTCTTCAAGAGGAAGGTCCCGCCGGCGAAGCGGCAGTCGAAGTCGGCGGCGATGGCCGTCCCGTCCAACTCCAGGAGGTACAGCCGCAGCCACCCGGCCGCCGCCGCGCCTCGGGCGAACTCCCGGTACAGGCGCGCCGTTCGCCCGTCGCTCACGATGGCCGTCCCCGACCTCGCCTTCCAG from Acidimicrobiales bacterium encodes the following:
- a CDS encoding glycosyltransferase — encoded protein: MRVLAVVDSITLGGAEALLATLAGAAPQAGLELDVVSVGPPHPDRSQLAPVLRAAGIEPRYLSIPRLAHPNAIPALARAIRASRCDVVHAHLEYAATLVPPAARIVARPAVCTFHHIAAPLARRDAVKERLAVEVASRSRGVIFVSEASRRSFAERYGDRSRWMVVHNGVDLARFRPEAASMPTDLGVPDGAPVATMVAALRPGKGHVAAIEAWSSVTASCPSARLLLVGSGPLEPALRARASALGVADSIVFAGLRSDVDLILRASSVVVLPSESEALPTSLMEAAACGRPVVATPVGGVGEVVSDGSTGLLVPVGDRRALAEALGGLLVRDARWHGMGAAARRIAEERFDRVAWARRLAVVYAEAVAGTSRPGGPISADPPQGRP